The following coding sequences lie in one Periophthalmus magnuspinnatus isolate fPerMag1 chromosome 24, fPerMag1.2.pri, whole genome shotgun sequence genomic window:
- the ube2j1 gene encoding ubiquitin-conjugating enzyme E2 J1 has product MASNMERKYNLKSPAVKRLMKEAVELRESTEHYHAQPLEDNLFEWHFSVRGPPDSDFDGGVYHGRIVLPPEYPMKPPSIILLTPNGRFEVGKKICLSISGHHPETWQPSWSIRTALLAIIGFMPTKGEGAIGSLDYTPEERRALAKKSQDFCCEACGCSMRSVLLTVSPNSSRSPEVQKAQELAQQISFKAEANVSRQASEDNPPALAVMDLPEPVAVLPESAAPESEPVTLPPESEVPHPEQVEPSAAPLGRPLSPRQRRQQQHSRQAQREPSRAAFTGPRQAPDSHTGSAVLIVLLTLALATLIFRRIYLAQDYRLDLDL; this is encoded by the exons CGGTGAAGAGACTGATGAAGGAAGCGGTGGAGCTGAGAGAGTCCACAGAGCACTACCATGCTCAGCCACTAGAG GACAACCTGTTCGAGTGGCACTTCTCCGTGCGAGGCCCCCCGGACTCGGACTTTGATGGGGGGGTGTACCACGGCCGGATCGTGCTGCCTCCAGAGTACCCCATGAAGCCCCCCAGCATCATCCTCCTCACT CCAAATGGGAGATTTGAAGTTGGGAAGAAGATTTGTCTCAGCATTTCCGGCCACCACCCAGAGACATGGCAGCCGTCGTGGAGCA ttcgaACGGCTTTGTTGGCCATTATCGGATTCATGCCAACGAAGGGAGAAGGGGCAATTGGATCTTTGGATTATACCCCTGAAGAGAGGCGAGCTCTGGCCAAAAA ATCCCAGGACTTCTGCTGTGAGGCGTGCGGCTGCTCCATGCGCTCTGTACTCCTGACTGTCTCTCCTAACAGCAGCCGCAGCCCTGAGGTCCAAAAGGCTCAAGAACTGGCTCAGCAAATCAGCTTCAAG GCTGAGGCAAACGTGTCCAGACAGGCTAGTGAGGATAATCCACCTGCTCTGGCTGTAATGGACCTCCCTGAACCTGTGGCTGTTCTGCCTGAATCTGCAGCACCCGAGAGTGAGCCTGTGACATTGCCTCCTGAGTCTGAGGTGCCCCACCCAGAGCAG GTGGAGCCATCAGCAGCACCCCTTGGGAGGCCCCTGAGCCCCCGGCAGAGGCGTCAGCAGCAGCATAGTCGTCAGGCCCAGAGAGAGCCCAGCCGCGCAGCCTTCACTGGTCCTCGCCAGGCTCCTGACAGCCACACAGGTTCTGCTGTGCTCATTGTGCTGCTCACTTTGGCCCTGGCCACTCTCATCTTCCGCAGGATCTACTTGGCTCAGGACTACAGGCTGGATTTGGACCTGTGA